A single genomic interval of Streptococcus suis harbors:
- a CDS encoding DUF1372 family protein — protein MLKIRDLSHEVDELKTKDPIIIYQVDNTGTEMFGKVTAKDVVDGHYYVEVSPYGKFLVTSEQFHEIEIGQGMPEWLKGRKE, from the coding sequence ATGCTGAAAATCAGAGATCTAAGTCATGAAGTGGATGAATTAAAAACTAAAGACCCCATCATCATCTACCAAGTAGACAATACCGGCACAGAGATGTTCGGCAAAGTCACAGCTAAAGATGTGGTTGACGGTCATTACTATGTCGAAGTTAGCCCGTACGGGAAGTTCCTCGTAACCAGTGAACAGTTTCACGAGATTGAAATCGGGCAGGGGATGCCTGAGTGGTTGAAAGGACGGAAAGAATGA
- a CDS encoding DNA cytosine methyltransferase: protein MRFLDLFAGIGGFRLGMERAGYECIGFCEIDQFARKSYKAIHDTEGEFDFHDITRVTDESVRGIGRVDVICGGFPCQAFSIAGKRAGFEDTRGTLFFEIARFASILRPKYLFLENVTGLLNHDNGNTFETILGALDELGYDAEWQVFNSKNFGVPQNRERVFIIGHLRGAGGRTIFPFERGDKENGSLQGQSTNTITARYGEAQGSGSYIIEGQQPKIIQRGHGYNQGGEHDTAPTLTSNSWQENNLLAIKEATTKGYSEATVGDSISLSHPNSATRRGRVGKQMANTLLTGEEQGVVVYDFYNRKTKDEVGTLTASGHQGNTKAGTFGILDGIRIRKLTPRECWRLQGFPDWAFDRAQAVNSNSQLYKQAGNSVTVNVIEAIARRLER from the coding sequence ATGAGATTTCTTGACCTATTTGCTGGCATTGGTGGTTTCCGTCTTGGTATGGAACGTGCCGGTTACGAATGTATCGGTTTTTGCGAAATAGACCAATTTGCCAGAAAGAGCTATAAGGCGATACATGATACGGAAGGAGAATTTGATTTTCATGACATTACAAGAGTCACAGATGAGTCTGTTAGAGGAATCGGACGTGTGGACGTTATCTGTGGAGGATTTCCGTGCCAGGCTTTCAGCATTGCTGGAAAGCGAGCAGGATTTGAAGATACTAGAGGGACTTTGTTCTTTGAGATTGCTAGGTTCGCATCTATTCTCAGACCTAAATATCTATTCCTTGAAAACGTCACAGGACTCCTCAACCACGACAACGGAAATACATTCGAGACCATCCTCGGAGCGTTGGATGAACTGGGGTATGATGCGGAATGGCAAGTGTTCAACAGCAAGAATTTTGGAGTCCCCCAAAACCGAGAGCGGGTGTTTATTATCGGACATCTTAGAGGAGCAGGTGGACGAACGATATTTCCTTTCGAAAGAGGCGACAAGGAAAATGGTAGCCTACAAGGACAATCAACAAATACCATTACCGCCAGGTACGGAGAAGCACAAGGGAGCGGGTCGTACATTATTGAGGGTCAACAGCCGAAAATCATCCAACGAGGCCACGGATACAATCAAGGTGGAGAACACGATACAGCACCTACATTAACTAGCAATAGCTGGCAGGAAAATAACTTGTTAGCCATCAAAGAGGCAACTACCAAAGGTTATTCTGAGGCAACGGTTGGTGATTCTATCAGTCTGTCACATCCCAATTCTGCCACACGACGGGGACGTGTTGGGAAGCAGATGGCGAATACTCTCTTGACAGGCGAGGAGCAGGGTGTTGTTGTGTATGATTTTTACAACCGAAAAACCAAAGACGAGGTTGGCACACTCACTGCCAGTGGCCATCAGGGGAATACCAAAGCAGGGACATTCGGCATATTAGATGGTATCCGCATCCGCAAACTGACACCTCGCGAGTGTTGGAGGTTGCAAGGTTTTCCAGATTGGGCGTTTGATAGAGCCCAGGCAGTAAACAGTAATAGTCAACTATACAAGCAAGCTGGTAACTCAGTCACGGTTAATGTGATTGAGGCGATAGCGAGGAGGTTGGAGAGGTAA
- a CDS encoding HK97-gp10 family putative phage morphogenesis protein produces the protein MSRLIGADRLISKLKRLSSQRQTEIMAKAVHNSAKNVVQADAILRAPANNGDLRAGIKVRMSKSGNPRAEVVSTSDHGGFVEFGTGPKGAANHAGISPNVSVSYRGTPWYVHESQIDVGPYRFQKLGEFYKMFGQVAQPYLYPALKDNEERVTKNINRFVKRKLVEEVSK, from the coding sequence ATGTCGCGATTGATAGGTGCTGATAGGTTAATCTCGAAGCTCAAACGATTGTCTAGTCAACGACAGACCGAAATCATGGCAAAAGCTGTACACAACTCTGCCAAAAACGTTGTCCAGGCAGATGCAATTTTGCGGGCACCTGCAAACAATGGTGATTTGCGAGCAGGTATCAAAGTTCGGATGTCTAAGTCTGGGAATCCGAGAGCTGAAGTGGTTAGTACATCAGACCATGGCGGATTTGTTGAATTTGGTACTGGTCCAAAAGGTGCTGCAAACCACGCAGGTATTTCTCCAAATGTCAGCGTGTCTTATCGCGGTACACCTTGGTATGTCCATGAGTCCCAGATTGATGTTGGTCCCTATCGGTTTCAAAAGCTCGGTGAGTTTTACAAGATGTTTGGTCAAGTCGCCCAACCTTATCTTTATCCAGCCCTCAAGGATAATGAAGAGCGAGTCACGAAGAACATCAATAGATTTGTCAAACGGAAGTTAGTTGAAGAGGTCAGCAAATGA
- a CDS encoding terminase small subunit — protein sequence MVIDRHQQIIDELTSDAIKLMSDWPSAREKQKQFILAYVSSGFKNATEAARQAGYSDKSANVKASELLTKANFFHVQEVVKILKENFEKRSTELSIASLVEIKQFHTRVLRGEETDFEVVTSVDGTASIEEVPPRIKERQKSADSLVKMLSDSENVNRTELALEKLFDKLEEGINGN from the coding sequence ATGGTCATTGATAGACATCAACAAATTATTGACGAGCTAACTAGCGATGCAATCAAGCTGATGTCAGATTGGCCATCAGCAAGAGAAAAGCAGAAGCAGTTTATACTAGCGTATGTTTCAAGTGGTTTTAAGAACGCTACGGAAGCGGCACGGCAGGCAGGATATTCGGATAAGTCAGCAAATGTTAAAGCGTCAGAGCTATTAACAAAAGCTAACTTTTTTCACGTCCAAGAAGTTGTTAAAATATTAAAGGAAAACTTTGAAAAACGTAGTACAGAACTATCCATTGCATCCTTGGTCGAAATAAAGCAATTCCACACAAGAGTATTGCGAGGGGAAGAAACTGATTTCGAAGTCGTGACCTCGGTTGATGGCACTGCCAGTATTGAAGAAGTCCCTCCGAGAATCAAAGAAAGACAAAAATCAGCAGATAGCTTGGTTAAAATGCTGTCTGACAGCGAGAACGTCAATCGAACAGAACTAGCCCTAGAAAAGCTATTTGACAAGTTGGAAGAGGGAATAAATGGGAATTGA
- a CDS encoding phage head-tail connector protein, whose product MLEELKTLTGESDDKILSSLLLRAKNIILTETNRSQLTPALECLQLEVALELFNRQGSEGETSRSEGGVSVSYKDGLSDTILNGIRSYRLARVAGRAFEAKPTEAVSDP is encoded by the coding sequence ATGCTAGAAGAATTAAAAACTTTGACAGGCGAGAGTGATGATAAAATCCTCTCGTCTTTGCTTTTGAGGGCAAAAAATATCATTTTGACTGAGACAAATCGAAGTCAGCTTACGCCAGCGCTGGAATGTTTGCAACTGGAAGTGGCACTCGAGTTGTTCAATCGTCAAGGAAGCGAGGGCGAAACATCGCGAAGTGAAGGGGGCGTGTCTGTGTCTTATAAAGACGGGCTGTCAGATACTATTTTGAATGGTATCCGAAGCTATAGACTCGCAAGGGTGGCAGGTCGTGCGTTTGAAGCGAAACCGACTGAAGCCGTATCTGATCCGTAA
- a CDS encoding minor capsid protein, whose amino-acid sequence MDNQKYWEKRKAQRMVQAMNQTEQTAKQLDEIHKLASRHITSKIDQIFESYRRDHGLTEDEAKRVLASVKDLSDIRELKLALQNTTDSEEIQQLLILLDSAPYASRIERYEALQREVDNLPTRLYKAENEASRVFYDEFIPDAYYHSIFDLQQQSGVAFAFNRIDPEEIRTIQQTPWLGANYSERIWGNTQALANELQKQLAVSLLTGRSAHETAEVINAQFGKGSYNSRRLVRTEASHFHAEMEALAYEEAEVERYRLVAVLDLRTSSVCREHDGEVYLVSERVKGRNYPPLHPWCRTVTIALDDDEWLAKATRSARDPVTGKTIQVPANMTYKDWYEKYVKPKYKADNLDIWKIERANNQYEKYKSILGDKAPKSLEDYIDLKYNDREGLEQLKDRARWIKAKFPSEKSFNGHFEKHSHEFGNISKSDYLKLGQELLSNPIQDNILGYDTDSRRVRYDVKNNIYVLGNNGKATITTMMKPDEGRAYYDREVAKDLGS is encoded by the coding sequence ATGGACAATCAGAAGTATTGGGAGAAGCGGAAAGCTCAGAGGATGGTTCAGGCGATGAACCAGACAGAGCAAACCGCAAAGCAACTCGACGAAATTCACAAGCTAGCAAGTAGGCATATCACATCCAAGATTGACCAAATCTTTGAAAGTTACCGCAGAGACCACGGACTGACGGAAGATGAAGCTAAGAGGGTACTGGCTAGTGTCAAGGATTTATCCGATATTCGGGAGTTAAAATTAGCTTTACAGAATACCACGGACAGTGAAGAGATACAGCAGTTGCTTATCTTACTCGATTCGGCTCCCTACGCTTCCAGAATTGAGCGATACGAGGCTTTACAACGTGAGGTGGATAATTTACCCACCCGACTGTATAAAGCCGAAAATGAGGCATCTAGAGTCTTCTATGATGAATTCATTCCAGATGCTTACTACCATTCTATTTTTGATTTGCAACAGCAGTCTGGTGTGGCATTTGCTTTTAACAGGATTGACCCAGAGGAAATCAGAACTATCCAGCAAACGCCATGGCTGGGGGCGAATTACTCTGAAAGGATTTGGGGCAATACTCAAGCCTTAGCAAATGAACTACAAAAGCAGTTAGCAGTCAGTCTGTTAACAGGTCGGTCAGCGCACGAGACTGCAGAAGTCATAAATGCCCAATTCGGAAAAGGTAGTTACAACTCACGCAGGCTGGTGCGGACAGAGGCCAGTCATTTCCACGCTGAAATGGAAGCTCTGGCGTATGAAGAAGCAGAAGTTGAGCGTTACAGGCTTGTGGCTGTACTGGACTTGAGGACATCTAGCGTCTGCAGGGAGCATGATGGAGAAGTCTACTTGGTCAGCGAAAGAGTGAAAGGGAGGAACTACCCGCCTTTACATCCTTGGTGTAGGACGGTCACTATAGCGCTAGATGATGATGAATGGTTAGCTAAAGCGACCAGAAGCGCCAGAGACCCAGTGACAGGCAAGACCATCCAGGTGCCTGCCAATATGACGTATAAAGACTGGTATGAGAAGTATGTTAAACCAAAATACAAGGCGGATAACTTGGACATTTGGAAGATTGAACGTGCTAATAACCAGTATGAAAAGTACAAGTCAATTCTTGGAGATAAGGCGCCTAAATCGCTTGAAGACTATATTGATTTGAAGTATAATGACAGAGAAGGATTAGAGCAGTTGAAGGACCGAGCTAGATGGATAAAAGCAAAATTCCCGTCTGAGAAGTCTTTTAATGGTCATTTTGAGAAACACAGTCATGAATTTGGGAACATTTCCAAATCAGATTATCTGAAATTAGGACAAGAGCTTTTATCAAATCCTATACAAGATAATATTCTTGGGTATGACACAGATTCTCGTCGTGTTAGGTATGATGTAAAAAATAATATCTACGTTCTAGGAAATAATGGAAAAGCAACAATCACGACAATGATGAAACCAGATGAAGGGAGAGCTTACTATGACAGAGAAGTTGCAAAAGACTTGGGTAGTTGA
- a CDS encoding phage portal protein, translated as MEETLVYSRSLYNEQNLDKDIIYKLILKHDQTSSKLKKLKDYYLGKHAIENHTRRSNLPNFKTVANHAKDIADTATGYFMGNAIRYPKTDDVDIEDLLEAFDNADVDSTDSDNALNMAIYGRAYEYIYVKEGENELVTRSLEPENTFIVYDDSIEQKPLFAVYYYQTKDDVTEESYYRAQVLTENLQYSMSLREQKKESEEAVPHNLEGLPIIEYRNNRYMVGDYEQQISLIDAYNSLMGNRVNDKEQAIESILVLSGATLADTPEEAREAMEILREEGLLELPKDASAEFLKNVLDEASVEVLRKSLKEDIYTFSHVPNLSDENFAGNTSGVAMEFKLLGLEMITKTKERYYTKSLHKRIQIFARYYNWSQIYENAKAIIPQFSRGLPKNLLELSQIISNLKDKVSLRQLISLLPFVEDPDAEIKALEKEKETAQEEPTFSQNLPYKESVTDGQSEVLGEAESSEDGSGDEPDRANRKATRRNSQASK; from the coding sequence ATGGAAGAAACATTAGTCTATAGTCGCTCGTTGTACAATGAGCAGAATTTGGATAAAGATATCATTTACAAATTGATATTAAAGCACGACCAGACCAGTAGTAAGCTCAAGAAGCTAAAAGATTACTACTTGGGTAAGCACGCAATCGAAAATCACACACGCAGAAGCAACCTGCCAAACTTTAAGACAGTCGCCAATCACGCCAAGGACATTGCGGATACCGCCACAGGTTACTTTATGGGCAATGCTATCCGTTATCCTAAGACCGACGATGTGGATATTGAAGACCTGTTAGAAGCTTTTGATAATGCAGATGTTGATTCGACAGACTCAGACAACGCTTTGAACATGGCGATCTATGGCAGGGCTTATGAGTACATCTATGTCAAAGAAGGTGAAAATGAGCTGGTAACACGTAGTTTAGAACCAGAGAACACGTTTATCGTTTACGATGATTCGATTGAGCAGAAGCCCTTGTTTGCAGTTTATTATTACCAAACAAAGGACGACGTGACAGAAGAAAGTTATTATCGGGCCCAGGTATTGACCGAGAACCTGCAATATAGCATGTCTTTGCGGGAGCAGAAGAAAGAATCAGAAGAAGCTGTTCCACATAATCTTGAAGGATTGCCAATTATCGAGTATCGAAACAATCGCTATATGGTCGGAGATTATGAGCAACAGATTAGCTTGATAGATGCGTATAATTCTCTGATGGGCAACCGTGTGAACGACAAGGAACAAGCTATTGAGTCTATTTTGGTCTTATCTGGTGCAACACTTGCGGACACACCAGAGGAAGCAAGGGAAGCCATGGAGATATTGCGTGAAGAAGGCTTGTTGGAATTGCCAAAAGACGCAAGCGCAGAATTTTTGAAGAATGTTTTGGATGAAGCGTCTGTGGAAGTATTGCGCAAGTCGTTGAAAGAGGATATTTACACGTTTAGCCATGTTCCCAATCTGTCAGATGAGAATTTCGCTGGGAATACATCAGGGGTAGCTATGGAATTTAAGCTTTTGGGGCTTGAAATGATTACCAAGACCAAAGAGCGATACTATACCAAATCCCTGCACAAGCGCATACAGATTTTTGCGCGTTATTACAACTGGTCACAGATTTACGAAAACGCTAAGGCAATCATTCCGCAATTTAGCCGTGGCTTGCCTAAGAATTTGTTGGAGCTTTCCCAAATCATCAGCAATCTCAAAGACAAGGTTAGTCTGCGTCAGCTTATTTCGCTCTTGCCGTTTGTGGAAGACCCAGATGCAGAGATTAAGGCGCTTGAGAAAGAAAAAGAGACAGCGCAGGAAGAGCCTACATTTAGCCAGAATTTGCCTTATAAAGAGAGTGTGACAGATGGACAATCAGAAGTATTGGGAGAAGCGGAAAGCTCAGAGGATGGTTCAGGCGATGAACCAGACAGAGCAAACCGCAAAGCAACTCGACGAAATTCACAAGCTAGCAAGTAG
- a CDS encoding CPCC family cysteine-rich protein, giving the protein MTEKLQKTWVVDGYVWLHCPVCGHDVMDYDICDTCKWQNTGPVNIDGGPNKMTLAEAKIAFAEGRPII; this is encoded by the coding sequence ATGACAGAGAAGTTGCAAAAGACTTGGGTAGTTGATGGTTATGTATGGCTACATTGCCCTGTTTGCGGTCATGATGTTATGGACTATGATATTTGTGACACCTGTAAATGGCAAAATACTGGACCTGTTAACATTGACGGCGGTCCAAATAAGATGACGTTAGCTGAAGCAAAAATAGCATTTGCAGAAGGCAGACCAATTATTTAA
- a CDS encoding DUF1492 domain-containing protein — protein sequence MNKAKAILKDLRNLDLYIASLIRRREKIEASLLSSPKWTADKVSGGAKKKQDDVYVELMATADDIEKKTAEAIKKQRELQNIIDNLNDDTSKTILSLVYVDKMSMYDVMDEMRISDRTYYRLLRIARKELEQVWQ from the coding sequence GTGAACAAGGCTAAGGCTATATTAAAGGATTTGAGAAATTTAGATTTGTACATTGCTAGCTTGATTAGACGTCGTGAAAAAATCGAAGCCTCCTTACTATCTAGTCCAAAGTGGACAGCGGATAAAGTTTCGGGTGGAGCAAAAAAGAAGCAGGATGATGTCTATGTTGAATTGATGGCAACCGCTGATGACATAGAAAAGAAAACCGCTGAAGCCATTAAGAAACAACGGGAACTACAAAATATAATAGACAATTTAAATGATGACACCAGCAAAACAATTCTAAGCCTGGTTTACGTTGACAAGATGTCTATGTATGATGTGATGGACGAAATGAGAATTAGTGATAGGACATACTACAGATTGCTAAGGATTGCCAGGAAAGAATTGGAGCAAGTTTGGCAGTAA
- a CDS encoding sugar-binding protein codes for MPFENINTATSREKFLGIIEKVVAKKSYSAPLLLSNDAVEMNGRSFTVTKSDTTELKDYKRNADNEFDHAQTEERTYTLDQEKYWGRFVDRLDERDSNGEVNVNYVVARQAAEVVAPYLDHLRFDALLGNVSDNVVPANTKNANNSYQAVLDVSEKLDELDVVENRLLFVTPAFYKAIKSEIVNLPQGDTNQTVLYKGYVGQLDTFTVYKVPSKYLKGVQAVATIGGVVVSPIQVDETKYNNNIPGRFGELVEQLLYTGAFVFDFDQKYIISIATSKPGAKPSAQGKLNIRADQWVSGSTYEAGARVQNEGKLFEATKKVTSSSTAPGSDSANWKEIV; via the coding sequence ATGCCATTTGAAAATATTAACACCGCAACATCCCGTGAAAAATTCTTAGGAATTATCGAGAAAGTTGTTGCTAAAAAATCTTACTCTGCGCCACTCTTGTTGTCGAATGACGCAGTGGAAATGAACGGGCGTTCATTTACTGTTACAAAATCTGACACAACAGAACTCAAAGATTACAAACGTAATGCTGACAATGAGTTCGACCATGCGCAAACAGAAGAACGCACATACACTCTGGACCAAGAAAAGTACTGGGGGCGTTTTGTAGATCGTCTAGATGAGCGCGATTCAAACGGCGAAGTCAATGTCAATTATGTTGTCGCTCGTCAGGCTGCTGAAGTCGTTGCACCTTACCTAGATCATCTTCGTTTCGATGCTCTGCTTGGTAATGTCAGCGACAATGTTGTACCAGCTAACACAAAAAACGCTAACAATTCTTACCAGGCTGTCTTGGATGTTTCTGAGAAGTTGGATGAATTGGACGTAGTGGAAAACCGCTTGTTGTTTGTGACACCAGCGTTTTATAAAGCGATTAAGTCAGAAATTGTCAACCTTCCACAAGGGGACACCAATCAAACTGTGCTTTACAAAGGTTATGTCGGTCAGTTGGATACATTCACGGTTTACAAAGTGCCATCTAAGTATCTCAAAGGCGTCCAAGCTGTTGCGACAATCGGCGGGGTAGTCGTTTCGCCTATCCAAGTAGATGAAACGAAATATAACAACAACATCCCAGGTCGTTTTGGTGAATTGGTAGAGCAATTGCTGTATACTGGTGCATTTGTCTTTGATTTTGACCAGAAATACATCATTTCTATTGCGACCTCTAAACCAGGAGCGAAGCCAAGCGCACAAGGCAAATTAAACATCCGTGCAGATCAGTGGGTATCTGGTTCAACTTATGAAGCTGGTGCCCGTGTACAAAACGAAGGCAAGCTGTTTGAAGCCACTAAGAAAGTAACTTCATCCTCAACAGCTCCTGGTAGCGATTCAGCCAACTGGAAAGAGATTGTCTAG
- a CDS encoding DUF4355 domain-containing protein, producing the protein MNEETQTVEVVEDDKQVAAEPEQVTTDPKDEKKYTDADVDAIIDKKFAKWKAEQEKAESEAKKLAKMNAEDKQKYQLDKREQDLADREAEITRRELTAEAKTILSERGLPIELVDVVNLADADSVRDSIDAIQKTWEAAVLKGVADKTKGSAPMKKAPQEQPTVEKWERDFLK; encoded by the coding sequence ATGAACGAAGAAACACAAACAGTCGAAGTGGTCGAAGATGACAAACAGGTAGCAGCTGAACCTGAACAAGTCACAACAGACCCGAAAGACGAAAAGAAGTACACCGATGCCGATGTCGATGCCATCATTGACAAGAAATTCGCTAAATGGAAGGCAGAACAGGAAAAAGCTGAATCAGAAGCTAAGAAATTAGCCAAGATGAACGCCGAAGACAAGCAGAAGTACCAGCTTGATAAGCGTGAACAGGACCTTGCTGACCGTGAAGCGGAAATCACACGCCGAGAGCTAACCGCTGAAGCTAAGACGATTTTAAGCGAACGTGGCTTACCAATCGAGTTAGTAGACGTGGTTAATCTTGCTGACGCTGATAGTGTACGTGATTCCATTGATGCTATTCAAAAGACTTGGGAAGCAGCAGTCTTAAAAGGTGTTGCTGACAAGACCAAAGGAAGTGCACCGATGAAGAAAGCGCCACAAGAACAACCAACCGTTGAAAAGTGGGAACGTGATTTTTTGAAATAA
- a CDS encoding DUF1642 domain-containing protein: protein MNKQEAIEQLEWNVVRTTDFDRAEDVVVFEKAKEIISQIHEPQKVVVPQFVAEWIEECKRSGWHLQKVLSNLDDDEKVGDWAYDENDDLIPEKVDMIARAWLDGYEVESEQLYTVEIPNPNVKYSRIILQRLREDALHLKECTNEYWKTYKMNQLTEAEIKKDFEWAWQFREEVE from the coding sequence ATGAACAAACAGGAAGCGATTGAGCAATTAGAGTGGAACGTTGTGAGAACGACAGATTTTGACAGAGCAGAAGATGTTGTGGTATTCGAAAAAGCAAAAGAAATAATCTCCCAAATCCACGAACCACAAAAGGTTGTGGTGCCGCAGTTTGTGGCGGAGTGGATAGAGGAGTGTAAACGCTCTGGCTGGCATTTGCAAAAAGTTCTTTCTAACCTGGATGATGATGAGAAGGTCGGTGATTGGGCATATGATGAGAATGACGACTTGATTCCTGAAAAGGTTGATATGATAGCTCGTGCCTGGCTCGATGGCTATGAGGTCGAGTCGGAGCAGTTGTATACGGTTGAAATACCGAATCCGAATGTAAAATACTCAAGAATAATTTTACAAAGACTTAGAGAGGATGCGCTACATCTGAAAGAGTGCACCAATGAATACTGGAAAACATACAAGATGAATCAACTCACCGAAGCCGAAATCAAAAAGGATTTTGAGTGGGCGTGGCAGTTTAGGGAAGAGGTGGAGTGA
- a CDS encoding YopX family protein, translating to MIPRCRAWFGSEMYDKPVVYDGEFYLDWRDFENGKTCNGAVLMQSTGLFDVNGKEIFEGDVVLENGWRKVAVSFGTQEIEENFGDKRIFQGFNLALGGGYPEAIMVDFEVLGNIYENPDLVEW from the coding sequence ATGATACCGAGATGTAGAGCTTGGTTTGGTTCAGAAATGTATGACAAGCCAGTAGTTTATGATGGAGAATTCTATCTTGATTGGCGTGACTTCGAAAACGGCAAAACGTGCAATGGTGCAGTCCTCATGCAATCCACAGGGCTGTTTGATGTCAACGGCAAGGAGATTTTTGAGGGAGATGTGGTGCTAGAAAACGGATGGAGAAAGGTTGCTGTTTCGTTTGGCACGCAGGAGATTGAAGAAAATTTTGGAGATAAGAGAATTTTTCAAGGATTTAATTTGGCTTTAGGTGGTGGATACCCCGAGGCTATCATGGTTGATTTTGAGGTCTTAGGAAATATTTATGAAAATCCTGATTTGGTGGAGTGGTAG
- a CDS encoding PBSX family phage terminase large subunit yields MGIDRLYHDKQLSILKRALREDWYMMINHGAVRAGKTQLDNDLFLMELRRAKKNAKSCGVDNPMYILGATSAGTLRTNILQELSEKYGIDFKFDKHGNFTLFGVYVVTTFTGSVAGLRAIRGMTAYGAYINEATLANKEVFDEIRKRCSGFGARIICDTNPDHPNHWLKKDYIDKADDKSIIANHFTIFDNTFLNQRYIENLIATTPSGMFTERGIYGRWVSGEGAVYRDFKEDMLISSKDIPTDDITIYYAGVDWGYEHHGSIVVCGQTADGRVYLLEEHSAQYQEIDYWVEIAKDIKSQYGNIYFYADSARPEHVARFEREHLKCVNADKSVLSGIEQVAKLMKQGRFFVCSEKVEKFKDEVYQYVWNEKTGEPEKKNDDVLDALRYAIYSHMAKPKAKVKRKSLFGL; encoded by the coding sequence ATGGGAATTGATAGACTATACCACGATAAGCAACTCAGCATTTTAAAACGGGCCTTGCGTGAAGATTGGTACATGATGATTAACCATGGGGCTGTCCGTGCAGGTAAGACCCAGTTGGATAATGATTTGTTCTTAATGGAATTACGCAGGGCAAAGAAAAACGCTAAGTCTTGCGGTGTTGATAATCCTATGTATATACTTGGAGCAACTAGTGCTGGTACTTTGCGGACTAACATCTTGCAAGAGCTATCAGAAAAGTACGGAATAGATTTCAAGTTTGACAAGCATGGGAACTTTACGCTCTTCGGTGTGTATGTGGTTACGACCTTCACAGGTTCAGTAGCTGGTTTGCGTGCCATCCGTGGTATGACGGCGTACGGAGCCTATATCAACGAAGCGACACTGGCCAACAAGGAAGTCTTTGATGAAATCCGCAAGCGTTGCTCAGGGTTTGGCGCTCGTATCATTTGCGACACTAACCCAGACCATCCCAACCACTGGTTGAAGAAAGACTATATCGACAAAGCAGATGACAAGAGCATTATCGCTAATCATTTTACGATATTTGATAATACCTTCTTAAATCAGCGTTACATTGAGAACCTTATCGCAACAACGCCGAGTGGTATGTTTACAGAACGTGGTATCTACGGCCGTTGGGTCAGCGGGGAAGGGGCTGTCTATCGTGATTTCAAGGAAGACATGCTCATATCTAGCAAGGACATTCCAACAGACGACATCACTATCTATTATGCTGGTGTTGACTGGGGATATGAACACCATGGGTCTATCGTTGTTTGTGGACAGACGGCAGATGGTAGAGTCTATCTCTTGGAAGAACACTCGGCGCAGTACCAAGAAATTGATTACTGGGTGGAAATCGCTAAAGATATCAAATCCCAGTACGGAAATATCTATTTCTATGCAGACTCCGCCCGTCCTGAACATGTCGCCCGATTTGAACGAGAACATCTAAAATGTGTGAATGCTGATAAATCTGTTCTGAGCGGAATTGAACAAGTGGCTAAGCTGATGAAGCAAGGTCGCTTTTTTGTTTGTTCAGAAAAGGTTGAAAAATTCAAGGATGAGGTCTATCAGTATGTCTGGAATGAGAAAACGGGCGAGCCAGAAAAGAAGAATGATGATGTACTGGATGCACTTCGTTATGCAATCTATTCGCATATGGCTAAACCCAAAGCTAAAGTCAAACGTAAATCACTATTTGGTTTGTAG
- a CDS encoding helix-turn-helix domain-containing protein — MTTADKIKYILQKTGWTRDQFASEMGVTTPSVYNWLGGRPPRQRMLDKIDELYEQVKPYEPRVLAPRGKIRLVYPYYSHQRQPWEK, encoded by the coding sequence ATGACCACAGCAGATAAAATCAAATACATCCTACAAAAGACAGGATGGACGAGGGACCAATTTGCGTCCGAGATGGGTGTGACGACTCCATCTGTCTACAACTGGCTAGGCGGACGACCACCGCGACAACGCATGTTGGATAAAATAGACGAGCTGTACGAGCAAGTCAAGCCTTATGAGCCTAGGGTGCTAGCTCCGAGAGGGAAAATTCGACTGGTGTACCCGTATTATAGCCATCAGCGACAGCCGTGGGAAAAATAA